In one window of Candidatus Afararchaeum irisae DNA:
- a CDS encoding LSM domain-containing protein: MQEMPLDVLEDHVDSQVVVRLKDGERFVGTLTSFDQHMNVVLDPLESEEVEEYTHVEDTTVIRGDNVVSIRL, translated from the coding sequence ATGCAAGAGATGCCACTCGACGTCCTGGAGGATCACGTCGACTCTCAGGTAGTAGTACGTCTCAAGGACGGCGAACGTTTCGTGGGGACGCTTACGAGCTTCGATCAGCACATGAACGTAGTCCTCGATCCTCTTGAGTCCGAAGAAGTCGAGGAGTACACTCACGTCGAAGACACAACCGTTATACGAGGAGACAACGTTGTCTCCATCAGACTCTAA
- the purF gene encoding amidophosphoribosyltransferase: protein MQDKCGVVGVQLSDTASENSAALPVYYALYALQHRGQEGAGIVTCDGFQQHSKKGLGLVADVFDEDDMGDLPGDSGIGHIRYPTSGKIDEKSCHPFTVTSKQGSIALGHNGNLVNTDSIRDDLESLGHAFTTESDTEVMVHDLSRNLLDNDLLEAIERSMRKIDGAYSITMMHNDTVIGIRDPLGIRPLCIGKLDEGYIIASESVAIDVLDGDFVRDVRPGEVVVLDDDGKGFESYQLFEKQPAHCFFEYVYFARPDSEIDGRLVYDMRRKLGRLLYERHGVDTDIVSPVPDSGRAFATGYAEAGDIEYAESLMKNRYVGRTFIMPTQDARETAVRLKLNTIASNIEGKTVTLIDDSVVRGTTSNQLVKLLKDNGAEEVHMRIGSPPIISPCYLGINMASRDELMASDKSVAEIRDEIGADSLEYLDVADISEALDMPKSEMCTGCVTEEYPMNIEGEICGRCSSASDVEVADD, encoded by the coding sequence ATGCAAGATAAGTGCGGCGTAGTCGGGGTACAGCTCTCGGATACGGCTTCCGAGAACTCCGCGGCGTTACCCGTCTACTACGCGCTCTATGCCTTACAGCACAGGGGACAAGAGGGCGCGGGTATAGTCACGTGTGACGGCTTCCAGCAACACTCGAAGAAGGGTCTAGGGCTCGTCGCCGATGTCTTCGACGAGGATGACATGGGAGACCTCCCCGGCGACTCGGGGATAGGACATATACGTTACCCCACGTCGGGCAAGATCGACGAGAAGTCTTGTCACCCCTTCACTGTGACCTCGAAGCAGGGATCGATAGCCCTCGGACATAACGGTAACCTCGTAAACACCGACTCCATAAGGGACGACCTCGAGTCGCTCGGACACGCATTCACGACTGAGTCGGACACAGAGGTCATGGTTCACGACCTCTCACGTAATCTCCTCGACAACGACCTACTCGAAGCCATAGAGAGGTCGATGAGGAAGATAGATGGCGCGTACTCGATCACGATGATGCACAACGACACCGTGATCGGGATACGTGACCCTCTCGGGATACGTCCTCTCTGTATAGGGAAGCTCGACGAAGGATATATAATAGCCAGCGAGTCAGTCGCCATAGACGTCTTAGACGGCGACTTCGTGAGGGACGTACGTCCGGGCGAGGTAGTCGTCTTGGACGACGACGGCAAGGGATTCGAGTCGTACCAGCTCTTCGAGAAACAGCCCGCACACTGCTTCTTCGAGTACGTCTACTTCGCGCGCCCCGACTCGGAGATAGACGGCAGGCTCGTCTATGACATGAGACGTAAGCTCGGAAGGCTCCTCTACGAGAGACACGGTGTCGACACCGATATAGTCTCACCCGTGCCTGACTCGGGACGCGCCTTCGCGACGGGATACGCCGAGGCGGGTGACATCGAGTACGCCGAGAGCCTGATGAAAAACAGGTACGTCGGACGTACCTTCATAATGCCGACACAGGACGCACGTGAGACCGCGGTAAGACTCAAGCTCAACACCATAGCCTCGAACATAGAGGGCAAGACGGTCACTCTCATAGACGATTCGGTCGTGAGGGGCACGACTTCGAACCAGCTCGTCAAGCTCCTCAAGGACAACGGCGCAGAGGAGGTACATATGCGCATAGGCTCGCCTCCGATTATATCGCCGTGTTACCTCGGAATAAACATGGCAAGCCGCGACGAACTAATGGCGAGCGACAAGTCGGTCGCCGAGATACGTGACGAGATAGGAGCCGACAGCCTCGAATACCTCGACGTCGCCGACATCTCCGAGGCTCTCGACATGCCGAAGTCGGAGATGTGTACGGGATGTGTCACCGAGGAGTATCCCATGAATATCGAGGGCGAGATATGTGGCAGGTGCTCGTCGGCGTCTGACGTCGAGGTCGCAGACGACTGA
- a CDS encoding DUF167 family protein: MATHSPEDAVEVSSEGMTLIEFDVTPNASETRVPDGFNEWRGRFEARLSEPAKDGRANEELLDELELLLGVRGAVTRGKTGSKKTVTVDADRESVLDILVRHIE, translated from the coding sequence ATGGCTACACACTCACCCGAGGACGCCGTCGAGGTCTCCAGCGAGGGGATGACACTGATCGAGTTCGACGTCACCCCGAACGCCTCCGAGACGAGAGTCCCCGACGGATTCAACGAGTGGCGCGGCAGGTTCGAGGCGCGTCTCTCGGAGCCCGCAAAGGACGGAAGAGCGAACGAGGAGCTACTCGACGAGTTGGAGCTTCTCTTAGGCGTGAGAGGAGCTGTTACGAGGGGGAAGACCGGTAGCAAGAAGACGGTCACAGTCGACGCCGACAGGGAGTCGGTGCTGGATATACTCGTGCGGCACATAGAATAG
- a CDS encoding 50S ribosomal protein L37e, protein MGKGTPTQGKRNKKTHVKCRRCGEKSYHLKKERCSSCGFGKSSKQRSYNWQDKTGDN, encoded by the coding sequence ATGGGAAAAGGAACACCAACACAGGGAAAGCGTAACAAGAAGACTCACGTGAAGTGCAGGAGATGCGGAGAGAAGAGCTACCATCTCAAGAAGGAGAGATGCTCAAGCTGTGGCTTCGGAAAGTCGTCGAAACAGAGATCGTATAACTGGCAGGACAAGACGGGAGACAACTGA